A single genomic interval of Mucilaginibacter robiniae harbors:
- a CDS encoding translocation/assembly module TamB domain-containing protein: MEKFGRIALKTILWIVASVIFLVLLVFVLIQVPAVQQFAKNKAVNFLEGKIHTKVQIGHITLGLPKLIVLENVYFEDQKRDTLLAGDKLKVDIDLLKLIDKKVEVNEINLQGITTKISRDKDSTFNFDYIIKAFAGEQKKEPKPEDTTSTMKFALDKIILDRINVSYKDVTTGNNVKFLLGHFDTRIKDFDLDKMKFSIPKINLSDVDAVVIQTPSGSSVAQAAAVDTATKPMNLTLNLGTIDLNKIKVNYRTNEMKAHVNLGAFTVEMDKIDLKNQKVGIKSIELNDTRAGLTLAKPQTVVKAVVKTVKKLDTLVSKPQASKGWSVALGKLTLANNDIRFDNDAQSPLRRGLDFAHMNIKDLTADIENLSYNPDTIAGKVNQLTFNDKSGFALKEFHTNFFYGPKNAYLKNLYVETPQTVLQKDVQVAYPSIATLSNDISKLSINANLDGSRLGLRDVLLLMPTMASMEPFRSTPNAVFKINGRIMGAVNNLNIPNFEVSGLSGTHIKTSAVLKGLPDVNKAYFDVNLTDFTTNRSDIFKLAPRGTIPTSVSIPEYLSLKGKLKGSMKDLNTQLNLRSSYGSVDAIAHVKNATDVNHLIYAANVKVNNLNAGALTKMPQTVGRLTLAAKVNGSGIDPKHLNVQFAADVVSAQVKGYNYRNLVARGTARNGSYVINARMKDPNINFTLDGKANMNKKYPSVTANLLVDSINLQKLNFVKDDIRFHGKLVADVPTADPDYLNGNIQLTDMLLVNKGQRIQLDTVSVKATANADSSSLRLKTPFLYAHLGGKYKLTEIGTALQGEVNKYFNTALAATPAARPTGPAKYSPEQFKFDLRIVKTPLVTQFAPDLKQLDPILINGSFDSQSGQLLVNGNMPKIIYGTNVVSNGKININTNNNALNYSLTFDQIQAGSSLKLLYPSISGNAQNNKLNLSVQIRDAAQKERYRIAGIFNVVPGAYQFSFLQNGLLLDYTEWAVNPNNSFQYGPKGILARDFAITNNNQVLSITSNPPQANAPLTVSFNNFKIETLTRLAQQDSLLIGGTINGNAVVSNVQTSPVFTSALNINDFNFKGDTVGNIAIKVNNQTANAYAANVSITGKGNQVDLNGLYYTGTPAGRLDLNLNIVNLGMKSIEGFSFGSIKEATGNITGQLKVTGTTSAPQVRGDINFNKVGFNVAMLNSYFSMPNESITFNNEGVRFNDFTLVDSTGNKAIVTGTLYTQTYTDYKFGIDIRTDNFRVINSTQADNKLYYGKLYLDSRIKVRGDMNKPVVDATLTVNDKTDMTFVLPADDPSVEDRKGVVEFIDKDAPKLDSILMAKQLDSLRKSEVTGLDVTATVNINKNANFNVVIDPRNGDVVHIQGEAHLNGGIDPSGKTSLTGTYVVNEGSYQLSYGPVNRLFKFKSGSTITWAGDPTLANINITAVYLANVPPIDLVEDQIGGTDAQRTVYKEKLPFNVNLNLTNQLLTPKISFDIVLPDSNYTVSQDVIDNVNTRLQQIRRDTNELNKQVLGVLVLGHFIGDNPLQSQGGSAGVEGAVRNSVSSLLSNQLNKLAGNLIGGVNLNFDLSSGQDYSTGVEQNRTDLNVGLSKRFLNDRLTVTVGNNFQLEGQSQPGEKTSNIAGNVTVNYRLTKDGRYMLRAYRRDQYIVIQGQVVETGIGFTLTVDYNHFKEIFSKSTRRDKELQKRKKEENKEKKEDKKEQEQEKKEQQTQSEPIQATEPKQTPTN; encoded by the coding sequence TTGGAAAAATTTGGACGTATAGCTTTAAAAACCATACTTTGGATAGTTGCAAGTGTCATATTCCTGGTGCTGCTTGTATTTGTTTTGATACAGGTACCAGCTGTACAACAATTTGCAAAAAACAAAGCCGTTAACTTTTTAGAAGGCAAAATTCATACTAAAGTACAGATCGGCCACATAACGCTGGGTCTTCCTAAACTCATTGTTCTGGAAAATGTTTACTTTGAAGATCAAAAACGTGACACCCTTTTAGCTGGCGATAAGCTGAAAGTAGATATTGATTTACTGAAGCTTATTGACAAAAAGGTAGAGGTAAACGAAATCAACCTGCAAGGCATTACCACTAAAATCAGCCGTGATAAAGACAGCACGTTTAACTTTGATTACATCATCAAAGCATTTGCCGGCGAACAAAAGAAAGAGCCCAAACCAGAAGATACGACTTCAACCATGAAGTTTGCACTTGATAAAATTATTCTGGATCGCATCAATGTATCTTACAAAGATGTGACTACGGGTAATAATGTTAAGTTTTTATTAGGCCACTTTGATACCCGCATTAAAGATTTCGATTTAGACAAAATGAAGTTCAGCATTCCGAAAATTAATCTTTCGGATGTAGATGCTGTGGTGATTCAAACACCTTCAGGTTCATCAGTGGCTCAGGCTGCTGCCGTAGATACAGCTACAAAACCCATGAACCTAACTTTAAATTTGGGTACTATCGACCTAAATAAGATTAAAGTTAATTACCGAACCAATGAAATGAAAGCCCATGTGAACCTAGGCGCATTTACAGTGGAAATGGATAAAATTGATTTGAAAAATCAAAAGGTAGGTATTAAAAGCATTGAACTGAATGATACTCGTGCTGGTTTAACCTTAGCTAAGCCGCAAACTGTAGTTAAAGCAGTAGTGAAAACAGTTAAAAAGCTGGACACATTGGTTAGCAAGCCACAAGCATCTAAGGGCTGGAGTGTTGCTTTAGGTAAATTAACTTTAGCTAATAACGATATCCGTTTTGATAATGATGCGCAATCTCCTTTACGCAGAGGGTTGGATTTTGCCCACATGAATATCAAAGACCTAACGGCTGATATCGAGAACCTGTCATATAACCCCGACACCATTGCTGGTAAAGTAAACCAACTTACCTTTAATGATAAGAGTGGTTTTGCCTTAAAGGAGTTTCATACCAACTTTTTTTACGGGCCTAAAAATGCTTACTTAAAGAATTTGTATGTGGAAACACCACAAACAGTTTTGCAAAAAGATGTACAGGTAGCTTATCCTTCTATTGCTACCTTAAGTAATGATATAAGCAAGTTAAGCATCAACGCTAACCTGGATGGCAGCCGTTTGGGTTTACGCGATGTACTGCTGTTGATGCCAACGATGGCCAGCATGGAGCCATTCCGCAGTACGCCAAACGCGGTGTTCAAAATCAATGGCCGGATTATGGGTGCTGTTAACAATCTGAATATCCCGAATTTTGAAGTAAGCGGTTTATCAGGAACCCATATCAAAACATCAGCTGTACTAAAAGGCTTGCCAGATGTGAACAAAGCTTACTTTGATGTTAACCTAACCGACTTTACAACCAATCGTAGCGATATATTCAAATTAGCCCCTCGCGGCACTATACCAACTAGTGTTAGTATTCCTGAATACCTCAGCCTGAAAGGTAAACTGAAAGGCAGCATGAAAGATTTAAACACGCAATTAAACCTGCGTTCCAGCTATGGCAGTGTTGATGCTATCGCGCACGTAAAAAATGCTACGGATGTAAATCATCTTATCTATGCAGCTAATGTAAAAGTTAATAATCTGAATGCAGGTGCTTTAACCAAAATGCCGCAAACCGTTGGTCGTTTAACGCTTGCTGCTAAGGTAAATGGTTCAGGTATCGATCCTAAACACTTGAATGTACAATTTGCTGCCGATGTAGTTAGTGCACAAGTAAAGGGCTACAATTACCGCAACTTAGTAGCCAGAGGTACAGCCCGCAACGGCAGCTATGTAATTAATGCACGCATGAAAGACCCGAACATCAATTTTACATTAGATGGAAAGGCTAACATGAACAAAAAATATCCATCAGTTACTGCAAACTTACTGGTAGATAGCATTAATTTACAAAAACTGAACTTTGTAAAAGATGATATTCGTTTTCATGGTAAGTTAGTTGCTGATGTTCCAACTGCTGATCCGGATTATTTGAATGGTAATATTCAACTAACCGATATGTTATTGGTAAATAAAGGCCAACGGATACAACTGGATACCGTAAGTGTTAAAGCAACTGCTAATGCAGATAGCAGCAGCCTCCGCCTGAAAACGCCATTCTTGTACGCACACCTTGGCGGCAAGTATAAGTTAACTGAAATCGGTACAGCATTGCAAGGCGAAGTAAACAAATACTTTAATACAGCTTTAGCCGCTACACCAGCTGCTCGTCCAACTGGACCGGCTAAGTACTCGCCAGAGCAATTTAAGTTTGATCTGCGTATTGTCAAAACACCTTTGGTAACTCAGTTTGCTCCTGATCTGAAGCAGCTAGACCCTATCCTGATTAACGGAAGTTTTGATAGTCAATCCGGTCAGTTATTGGTAAATGGTAATATGCCTAAAATCATTTATGGCACTAACGTAGTAAGCAACGGCAAAATCAATATAAACACCAATAATAATGCTTTAAACTACAGCCTTACCTTTGATCAGATACAGGCTGGCAGCAGCTTGAAGCTACTGTATCCAAGCATCAGCGGTAATGCCCAGAACAATAAATTGAATTTAAGCGTGCAGATACGTGATGCTGCACAGAAAGAACGCTACCGTATTGCCGGTATATTTAATGTAGTGCCTGGTGCTTATCAGTTCAGCTTTTTGCAAAACGGCTTATTGCTTGATTATACCGAATGGGCAGTTAACCCTAATAACTCTTTCCAATATGGCCCTAAAGGCATTTTAGCTCGTGATTTTGCTATTACCAACAATAACCAAGTATTAAGCATTACCAGTAATCCGCCACAAGCTAATGCCCCATTAACTGTATCTTTCAATAACTTTAAAATTGAAACCTTAACCCGTTTAGCCCAGCAAGATTCGCTGCTGATTGGCGGTACAATTAATGGTAATGCAGTGGTTAGTAATGTTCAAACTTCGCCGGTATTTACCTCCGCACTCAACATTAATGATTTTAACTTTAAAGGTGATACTGTTGGTAACATTGCTATTAAAGTAAACAATCAAACTGCTAACGCCTATGCAGCTAATGTAAGCATCACCGGCAAAGGCAATCAGGTTGATTTAAATGGTTTGTATTATACCGGAACACCAGCTGGTCGCCTTGATTTAAATTTGAATATTGTAAACCTCGGCATGAAGAGCATTGAGGGATTCAGTTTCGGATCCATCAAAGAAGCCACAGGTAATATTACCGGACAACTAAAAGTTACCGGAACTACATCTGCTCCGCAAGTACGTGGAGATATTAACTTTAATAAAGTTGGCTTTAACGTAGCCATGCTGAACTCCTACTTCAGTATGCCTAACGAAAGTATTACCTTCAACAATGAAGGTGTCCGCTTCAATGACTTTACGTTGGTCGACTCAACCGGCAATAAAGCTATAGTAACTGGTACTTTATATACCCAAACTTATACCGACTATAAATTTGGTATCGATATCAGAACTGATAATTTCCGGGTAATTAATTCTACTCAGGCTGATAATAAATTGTATTATGGTAAACTGTACTTAGATAGCCGTATCAAAGTACGTGGCGATATGAATAAGCCGGTTGTAGATGCAACCTTGACGGTAAACGATAAAACAGACATGACCTTTGTATTACCGGCCGACGACCCGAGTGTGGAAGACCGAAAAGGCGTAGTAGAGTTTATTGATAAGGATGCGCCTAAACTCGATTCCATTTTGATGGCGAAGCAGTTAGATTCGTTACGAAAATCAGAAGTAACTGGTTTAGATGTTACTGCAACTGTTAACATTAACAAAAATGCCAACTTCAATGTAGTAATTGACCCACGTAACGGCGACGTAGTACATATTCAGGGTGAAGCACATTTAAATGGTGGTATTGACCCAAGTGGTAAAACCAGCTTGACTGGTACATATGTAGTTAACGAAGGTTCTTATCAATTATCATATGGACCAGTTAACCGCCTCTTTAAATTTAAGTCTGGCAGTACCATTACTTGGGCTGGCGATCCAACCTTGGCTAATATTAACATCACCGCTGTTTACTTAGCTAACGTTCCGCCGATTGACTTGGTTGAAGACCAAATTGGTGGTACTGATGCGCAACGTACAGTATATAAAGAAAAGTTACCATTCAATGTAAATCTGAATTTAACTAATCAGTTACTTACACCAAAAATTAGCTTTGACATTGTACTGCCTGATAGCAACTATACCGTATCACAAGATGTAATTGACAACGTGAATACTCGCTTACAACAAATTCGCCGTGATACTAATGAATTGAATAAACAGGTATTAGGCGTATTGGTGCTGGGCCATTTTATTGGTGATAACCCACTACAAAGTCAAGGTGGCAGCGCCGGGGTTGAAGGTGCCGTACGTAATAGTGTAAGCAGCTTGCTTTCTAACCAATTGAATAAATTGGCTGGTAACCTAATTGGTGGTGTTAATTTGAACTTCGATTTATCATCCGGTCAAGATTACTCAACAGGTGTAGAACAGAACCGAACAGATTTGAACGTAGGTTTATCCAAACGTTTCTTAAATGACCGGTTAACGGTTACTGTTGGTAACAACTTCCAACTGGAAGGTCAGTCACAACCGGGCGAGAAAACGAGCAACATAGCCGGCAACGTTACGGTTAACTACCGGTTAACGAAAGATGGCCGTTACATGTTAAGAGCCTACAGACGCGATCAGTACATCGTAATTCAAGGTCAAGTGGTTGAAACAGGTATCGGCTTTACCTTAACTGTTGATTACAATCATTTCAAAGAAATATTCTCGAAATCAACTAGACGAGATAAAGAATTGCAAAAACGCAAAAAAGAAGAGAACAAGGAGAAGAAAGAAGACAAAAAAGAGCAAGAGCAGGAAAAAAAGGAGCAACAGACTCAAAGCGAGCCTATACAAGCCACTGAGCCTAAGCAAACCCCCACTAACTAA
- a CDS encoding DUF92 domain-containing protein has protein sequence MLVVDYSALAILLLGAFLSYKYKKLTLSAALVGGVTGALIFAASGYCGIMMMAAFFITGTAATAWKAREKQQLRGAEGDKKPRKASQVIANAGVAGLLGAVALVIPQYNIILQLLIASTFCTATADTWSSELGTIYGKRFINILTLKPDKPGLDGVISLEGTFIGVIGSLLIALIYSISKGDYSALGWLVLCGTLGNLVDSVLGAALERKSYLKNDAVNFLNTLAAALCMLLIIWLRS, from the coding sequence ATGTTGGTAGTTGATTATTCTGCTTTGGCGATCTTATTGCTAGGGGCATTTTTGAGTTATAAATATAAAAAGCTAACACTCAGTGCAGCCTTGGTTGGAGGAGTAACTGGCGCTCTTATATTTGCTGCTTCTGGTTACTGCGGCATAATGATGATGGCAGCTTTTTTCATTACTGGAACTGCAGCAACAGCATGGAAAGCACGCGAAAAGCAGCAGCTTAGAGGGGCAGAAGGCGACAAAAAACCACGCAAAGCCAGCCAGGTTATTGCTAATGCAGGCGTTGCTGGATTATTGGGTGCTGTTGCTTTAGTCATTCCACAATATAATATTATATTACAGTTACTTATAGCCTCTACTTTTTGTACTGCTACAGCTGACACATGGTCGTCAGAACTAGGAACTATCTATGGTAAACGCTTCATTAATATTTTAACCTTAAAGCCCGACAAGCCTGGCTTAGATGGCGTAATAAGTTTAGAAGGTACATTTATTGGAGTGATAGGCAGTCTGTTAATAGCTTTAATTTACAGCATTAGTAAAGGTGATTATTCCGCATTGGGTTGGCTGGTACTCTGTGGTACCTTAGGTAATCTGGTTGATTCTGTATTGGGAGCTGCACTGGAGAGGAAAAGTTACCTTAAAAATGATGCTGTAAATTTCTTAAATACCTTAGCAGCTGCTTTGTGTATGTTGTTAATAATTTGGCTTAGATCGTAA
- a CDS encoding GbsR/MarR family transcriptional regulator yields MELVEAKQKFIETWGKLGSEWGINRTMAQVHALLLLSPDSLTTEDIMQALSISRGNANMTLRDLIGWGLVEKQHRAGERKEYFFADKDIWNVARQVAQERKKRELDPMVKVLNELSELKGDMQDPEFKTFKTSVTDINKLAKNVNKTLETMLKAEESWFWGSLFKLFK; encoded by the coding sequence ATGGAACTAGTAGAAGCCAAGCAAAAATTTATTGAAACCTGGGGTAAATTAGGCTCAGAGTGGGGGATTAACCGTACTATGGCTCAGGTACATGCATTGCTGCTGCTTTCACCAGACTCATTAACTACAGAGGACATTATGCAAGCTTTAAGTATTTCTAGAGGCAATGCAAACATGACTTTGCGTGATTTGATAGGATGGGGGTTAGTTGAAAAACAACATCGCGCCGGCGAGCGCAAAGAATATTTTTTTGCAGATAAAGATATTTGGAACGTGGCCAGACAAGTGGCTCAGGAACGAAAAAAGCGAGAGTTGGACCCAATGGTTAAAGTTTTAAATGAACTTTCAGAACTTAAAGGTGACATGCAGGACCCAGAATTTAAAACCTTTAAAACTTCCGTTACCGATATCAATAAGTTAGCTAAAAACGTGAATAAAACTTTAGAAACTATGTTGAAAGCAGAAGAGTCGTGGTTTTGGGGTTCATTATTTAAGCTGTTCAAATAG